The following are encoded in a window of Bacteroidota bacterium genomic DNA:
- a CDS encoding RNA-binding transcriptional accessory protein: protein MLNIPELLSKEFSLKLTNVQNALQLHIEGGTIPFIARYRKERTGEMDETQLRNLFDRFVYLTELEDRKATVLKSIEEQGKLTDELRAKIEATLQKTELEDLYLPYKPKKRTRATVAREKGLEPLAEFIKSLNIPESPQASLDDEAAKYVSGEKGVATAGEALAGASDILAEEASEKAELRAHSREYFLKEGVFVSKVKDEFPAGTTKFEMYREYKIRVKDIHPHNMLALRRGEHEGVLTFELQFDEAVVLSYLEGKEIHTKARNVVDYYRAMVKDAFERLMRFSLETDVRVEKKIQADEVSIRTFEENLRELLLSSPAGMKPTMGVDPGFRTGCKVCVISETGKFLHYEAIFPHQSEAQREKAAQILLDLINKNNIELVAIGNGTAGRETDEFVAEVIKNLEKPPVKVIVNESGASVYSASHVAKEEFPELDVTVRGAISIGRRLQDPLAELVKIDPKSIGVGQYQHDVDQKLLKKKLEETVQSCVNYVGVDLNLASAELLKYVSGLNRTVAKNIVKYREDNGAFRNRHQLNDVPKFGPKAFEQAAGFLRIRNGENPLDNSAVHPESYEIAEAIVRDLGVTLNEVPKAVDKLKSLDLKKYINDSIGEPTLRDIIKELQKPGRDPRAEFKYAHFQEGVKEIKDLKPGMQLEGVVTNVANFGAFVDIGVHHDGLVHVSQLANRYVQDPMKVVKVGQIVKVRVLEVNEKLKRISLTMKSPDAPHPKPKSEKNAEKKRDTKNKKKSEMKMHKQEPKNEPHFTLDDLKAKYNKQ from the coding sequence ATGCTTAACATCCCCGAACTTCTTTCCAAAGAGTTTTCCCTCAAACTCACCAACGTTCAGAATGCCCTCCAGCTTCATATTGAGGGAGGCACGATTCCGTTTATCGCCCGCTATCGAAAAGAACGGACGGGGGAGATGGATGAAACACAGCTCCGCAACCTCTTCGATCGATTTGTCTATCTCACCGAACTCGAAGATCGTAAAGCAACCGTTCTTAAGTCTATTGAAGAACAGGGAAAGCTTACGGACGAGCTTCGCGCAAAAATCGAAGCGACTCTTCAGAAAACCGAGCTGGAGGATTTGTACCTCCCCTACAAACCGAAGAAACGGACACGCGCGACGGTGGCAAGGGAAAAAGGACTTGAACCGCTGGCGGAGTTCATAAAATCGCTCAACATTCCGGAATCACCGCAAGCATCTCTCGATGACGAGGCGGCGAAGTATGTTTCCGGGGAAAAAGGTGTTGCAACCGCGGGCGAGGCTCTCGCCGGGGCATCGGACATTCTTGCGGAGGAAGCGTCGGAAAAGGCCGAGTTGCGGGCACATAGCCGCGAATACTTCCTTAAAGAGGGAGTATTTGTCTCGAAGGTGAAGGATGAATTTCCGGCTGGGACAACGAAGTTTGAGATGTATCGTGAGTACAAAATACGCGTCAAGGATATACATCCCCACAACATGTTGGCTCTTCGTCGGGGCGAACATGAAGGTGTGCTGACATTTGAACTTCAATTCGACGAGGCCGTTGTGCTGAGCTATCTCGAAGGCAAGGAAATCCACACAAAGGCCCGGAACGTTGTCGATTACTACAGGGCAATGGTGAAAGATGCATTCGAGCGTTTGATGCGTTTCTCACTCGAAACGGATGTTCGGGTTGAAAAGAAAATCCAAGCCGATGAAGTCTCCATCAGGACATTCGAGGAGAACTTGCGAGAACTGCTGCTGTCGAGTCCGGCAGGAATGAAACCGACAATGGGCGTCGACCCGGGTTTCAGAACGGGCTGCAAAGTATGCGTGATCAGCGAGACCGGCAAGTTCCTGCACTATGAAGCCATCTTTCCCCATCAATCCGAAGCGCAGCGGGAGAAGGCGGCACAGATTCTTCTCGATCTTATCAACAAGAATAACATCGAGCTTGTCGCAATCGGTAACGGAACAGCCGGAAGGGAAACGGATGAATTTGTTGCTGAAGTCATCAAGAACCTCGAAAAGCCCCCCGTCAAAGTCATCGTCAACGAATCCGGCGCTTCAGTCTACTCGGCAAGTCATGTTGCGAAAGAGGAATTTCCGGAACTCGACGTTACGGTACGCGGTGCCATCAGTATCGGCCGACGTTTGCAGGACCCGCTTGCCGAGCTTGTCAAGATTGATCCGAAATCCATCGGCGTGGGACAGTACCAACACGACGTTGATCAGAAACTGTTGAAAAAGAAATTGGAGGAAACGGTTCAGAGTTGCGTCAACTACGTCGGTGTCGATCTGAATCTCGCTTCGGCGGAGTTGCTGAAGTATGTGTCCGGCTTGAACCGGACTGTGGCAAAGAACATCGTCAAGTATCGTGAAGATAACGGCGCTTTTCGGAATCGTCATCAACTGAATGACGTGCCAAAGTTCGGCCCGAAGGCATTCGAGCAAGCGGCGGGCTTTTTGCGCATCCGCAACGGGGAAAATCCGCTCGACAACTCGGCCGTACATCCCGAAAGCTATGAGATTGCCGAAGCAATCGTGAGAGACTTGGGCGTAACGCTGAACGAGGTGCCAAAAGCTGTCGATAAACTGAAATCTCTTGACCTCAAGAAGTACATCAATGATTCAATTGGCGAACCGACGCTGCGTGACATTATCAAAGAGCTGCAAAAGCCCGGCCGCGACCCGCGGGCAGAATTCAAGTACGCACATTTTCAAGAGGGCGTGAAGGAGATCAAAGATCTCAAGCCGGGTATGCAGCTTGAAGGTGTGGTCACGAACGTTGCAAACTTCGGAGCGTTTGTCGATATCGGCGTTCATCACGACGGACTTGTGCATGTGTCCCAGCTCGCCAACAGGTATGTCCAAGATCCGATGAAGGTTGTGAAGGTCGGGCAGATTGTCAAGGTCCGGGTGCTTGAAGTGAATGAAAAGTTGAAACGCATTTCGCTCACCATGAAATCTCCTGACGCGCCTCATCCAAAACCAAAATCCGAAAAGAATGCTGAGAAGAAGCGTGATACAAAAAACAAGAAGAAGTCCGAGATGAAAATGCACAAGCAGGAACCAAAGAATGAACCGCACTTCACTTTGGACGACTTGAAGGCGAAGTACAATAAGCAATGA
- a CDS encoding carboxypeptidase regulatory-like domain-containing protein — MKAGIFIGCLTLTLVAPGCMETGINNGIICTTEARAGIQIDIRDSLSGQPAAIGATVVVQHNTYIDTLRGILLADSLTVSGAYERPGIYTIIITKSGYVDWIRPDVVVNKDECHVITVRLEARLERVP; from the coding sequence ATGAAGGCGGGGATCTTCATCGGATGTCTTACGCTCACACTGGTTGCTCCCGGCTGCATGGAAACAGGAATCAACAACGGGATAATCTGCACGACAGAGGCGCGGGCAGGGATTCAAATTGATATTCGTGACTCCCTTAGCGGCCAGCCCGCGGCGATTGGAGCGACCGTAGTTGTCCAGCACAATACCTATATCGATACATTGCGCGGGATTCTTCTCGCTGATTCGTTGACAGTCTCGGGGGCGTATGAACGGCCCGGCATCTATACGATTATCATCACAAAATCCGGTTATGTGGACTGGATTCGCCCGGACGTTGTCGTCAACAAAGATGAATGCCACGTTATCACCGTCCGCCTTGAAGCCCGGCTCGAACGAGTTCCATAG
- a CDS encoding S9 family peptidase, producing MKFYISILLSFLFINPCLAQKRAFTIADLYRIKMVDSPQFSPDGKKIVFTVREDILEKGKSNAEIYMMNADGSSIRKLTDNPAADTRPRWSPDGKSILFTSNRKDGSQAWLLPLDGGEARQLTSFKMEVDNLDWVPGGKLITFTALVFPECGADNDCNAKNEDGLSDGPVQAHMADKLLYRHWTFWKDGKRAHTFVYDIEKKSYLDLTPGDYDWPSFSTGGGGFAFSPNGDELCVTSNHDPDEASTTNKDLWIIPASGGTPKNITASNTAYDGEPGYSPDGKYIAFKMQTIPTFEADRFRLVLYDRRTGAITVLTDAFDNWVESFQWSPDSRSIYFTGQVRGHVPLFRVDIAAKKITEIVNVKTIDAFDVSPDGKSIVLLRRSVGEPRELWRVDSDGKNLKRLTFFTKELADEVDIRPAEELWIPSPTGKKIHTFIVKPHNFDPNKKYPLILNVHGGPQSQWADAFRGDWQVYPGAGYVVAFPNPHGSTAYGQEFTNAISKDWNGKVYQDVMAVADSLENLPFVDKNRMGAMGWSYGGYMMMWMQGHTDRFKAIACMMGVYNLTAMYGATEELWFPEYDLGGTPWTSDLYEKHSPHNFVPNFKTPCLVITGERDYRVPYTMSLEFFTGLQKMGVPSRLIVFKNDGHWPSHVKSMPLYYNAHLDWFHKYLGGDPAPYDMTKMVRNLIFDSK from the coding sequence ATGAAGTTCTACATCTCAATACTATTGTCATTTCTATTTATCAATCCGTGTCTTGCCCAGAAACGAGCCTTCACAATCGCCGATCTCTACAGAATAAAAATGGTGGACAGTCCGCAGTTTTCTCCCGACGGAAAGAAGATTGTGTTTACGGTGCGAGAGGATATTCTTGAGAAAGGAAAAAGCAACGCCGAAATCTACATGATGAACGCCGACGGCAGCAGCATCCGGAAGCTAACGGACAACCCCGCCGCCGACACGCGGCCCCGTTGGTCGCCCGACGGCAAATCCATTCTCTTCACATCAAACCGGAAAGATGGCTCGCAGGCGTGGCTGCTTCCGCTCGACGGGGGAGAGGCAAGACAGTTGACGTCGTTCAAGATGGAAGTCGACAATCTCGATTGGGTGCCGGGCGGCAAGCTTATCACATTCACGGCTCTTGTCTTCCCCGAATGCGGCGCTGATAATGATTGCAATGCGAAGAACGAAGACGGACTCAGTGACGGTCCCGTGCAGGCTCACATGGCGGACAAACTTCTGTACAGACATTGGACGTTTTGGAAAGACGGAAAGCGGGCGCATACGTTTGTGTACGATATTGAGAAGAAGTCATATCTCGATCTGACGCCGGGCGACTATGATTGGCCTTCATTTTCAACAGGCGGCGGCGGATTTGCGTTCTCGCCTAATGGTGACGAGTTGTGCGTCACCTCCAACCACGACCCTGATGAAGCCTCGACAACCAACAAGGATCTCTGGATCATTCCTGCATCCGGCGGCACGCCGAAGAATATCACCGCCTCCAACACGGCATACGATGGCGAGCCGGGATATTCCCCCGACGGCAAGTACATCGCATTCAAGATGCAGACAATCCCCACATTTGAGGCTGATCGTTTCAGGCTTGTATTATATGACAGACGAACGGGCGCCATTACGGTGTTGACCGATGCGTTTGATAATTGGGTTGAGAGTTTTCAATGGTCGCCGGATTCCCGAAGCATCTATTTCACCGGACAAGTCCGTGGTCATGTGCCGTTGTTCCGTGTCGATATCGCCGCAAAGAAGATTACCGAGATTGTCAACGTAAAGACCATTGATGCGTTTGACGTTTCGCCCGACGGGAAGTCCATCGTTCTGTTGCGCCGCTCGGTTGGCGAGCCCAGGGAACTCTGGCGCGTTGATTCGGATGGAAAGAATTTGAAGCGGCTCACATTCTTCACGAAAGAGCTTGCGGATGAAGTTGATATCCGTCCTGCGGAAGAGTTGTGGATCCCTTCACCAACCGGAAAGAAAATCCACACGTTCATTGTGAAGCCGCACAATTTCGATCCCAACAAAAAATATCCCCTCATTCTCAATGTCCACGGCGGGCCGCAATCGCAATGGGCTGATGCATTCCGCGGCGACTGGCAGGTGTATCCGGGTGCCGGCTATGTTGTGGCGTTCCCGAATCCGCACGGTTCAACAGCGTACGGACAGGAATTTACGAATGCAATCTCGAAGGATTGGAACGGCAAAGTCTATCAGGACGTGATGGCCGTTGCCGATTCGCTGGAGAATTTGCCGTTCGTTGACAAGAACAGGATGGGGGCGATGGGCTGGTCGTACGGCGGTTACATGATGATGTGGATGCAGGGACATACCGATCGGTTTAAGGCCATTGCGTGCATGATGGGAGTGTACAATCTGACGGCGATGTACGGCGCGACGGAAGAACTCTGGTTTCCGGAGTATGACTTGGGCGGAACGCCGTGGACATCCGATTTGTACGAGAAGCATTCGCCGCACAATTTCGTACCGAACTTCAAAACTCCGTGTCTCGTCATCACCGGCGAGCGTGATTATCGCGTACCGTATACGATGAGTCTCGAATTCTTTACCGGATTGCAGAAGATGGGCGTTCCTTCAAGGCTGATTGTGTTCAAGAACGACGGGCACTGGCCGAGTCATGTCAAGTCGATGCCGCTGTACTACAACGCGCATCTCGATTGGTTCCACAAATATCTCGGCGGCGATCCTGCCCCGTACGACATGACGAAGATGGTCCGCAATCTCATCTTCGACTCGAAATAG
- a CDS encoding DUF2461 domain-containing protein, producing the protein MAKGIPVEEDFYPPFEGFPKSGIVFLKRLKKNNNREWFQKHKDKYDENVKFPMQCLIAGLRHRLRDEIPELDFNPKRSIFRIYRDVRFSKNKVPYKTNIAASFELKGKKKTTDTPGLYVGIEPGSVFVGGGMYMPGGDQLKKIRKSIVEHPDEFLAVVNDKHFKKVFGGIMGENLLKAPLGFPKDHPMIEHLKHKQWFVGKEWEDESIVLSKKFEQTTAHLLLDIMPLVRWLIRVVT; encoded by the coding sequence ATGGCAAAAGGAATTCCTGTTGAAGAAGACTTCTACCCGCCTTTTGAAGGCTTCCCGAAATCGGGCATCGTTTTTCTGAAACGACTGAAAAAGAACAACAACCGGGAGTGGTTTCAGAAACACAAAGACAAGTATGACGAGAACGTGAAGTTCCCGATGCAATGCCTGATTGCAGGCTTGCGCCACAGGTTGCGTGACGAGATTCCGGAGCTGGACTTCAATCCGAAGCGCTCGATCTTCCGGATTTATCGTGATGTTCGATTCAGCAAGAACAAAGTCCCGTACAAAACCAACATCGCCGCATCGTTTGAGTTGAAAGGGAAGAAGAAGACAACGGATACGCCCGGTTTGTATGTGGGGATTGAACCCGGTTCCGTCTTCGTGGGTGGAGGGATGTACATGCCGGGCGGCGATCAGTTGAAGAAAATCAGAAAGTCCATTGTCGAACATCCCGATGAATTTCTCGCCGTTGTGAACGACAAGCATTTCAAGAAAGTGTTCGGCGGAATCATGGGGGAGAATTTGCTGAAGGCGCCGCTCGGCTTTCCCAAAGATCATCCGATGATTGAGCATCTCAAGCACAAACAATGGTTTGTCGGAAAAGAATGGGAAGATGAGTCGATAGTCTTATCGAAGAAGTTCGAGCAAACAACCGCTCACCTTCTGCTCGATATTATGCCGCTCGTTCGCTGGCTTATCAGAGTTGTGACGTAG
- a CDS encoding TSUP family transporter, translated as MEYIVVSIVALLASGLTLFSGFGLGTILLPAFVLFFPAEIAVAMTAIVHFLNNLFKLALLGRNANWKVVMGFGIPAIVAAIGGAALLHLVSTVEPLTTYTIGGTTFAITSVKLLMALLIATFAILELIPAANSLSFDMKYLPLGGVFSGFFGGLSGHQGALRSAFLIRAGLSKEAFIATGVVIACLIDVSRLSVYAQHIVADGIQENTVLLIAATLSAFIGAYAGNRLLKKVTMKAVQATVAVLLFIIAALLGTGLI; from the coding sequence GTGGAATACATCGTCGTTTCTATTGTTGCGTTGCTTGCTTCCGGGCTGACATTGTTTTCGGGGTTCGGCCTCGGTACGATTCTGCTGCCTGCGTTTGTCCTTTTCTTTCCTGCTGAAATAGCCGTGGCGATGACTGCGATCGTGCATTTTCTCAACAATCTCTTCAAGCTTGCACTGCTTGGCCGCAATGCGAACTGGAAAGTCGTGATGGGATTCGGCATCCCGGCCATCGTTGCAGCAATCGGAGGGGCCGCCCTGCTTCACCTCGTCTCCACTGTTGAACCGCTGACGACATACACAATCGGCGGCACGACGTTCGCAATCACTTCCGTCAAGTTGTTGATGGCATTATTGATCGCCACGTTCGCAATACTTGAGTTGATACCTGCCGCAAACTCACTTTCGTTCGACATGAAATATCTCCCTCTCGGCGGAGTGTTCAGCGGGTTCTTCGGCGGGCTTTCGGGACATCAAGGGGCGCTGCGCAGCGCGTTTCTCATTCGGGCGGGGCTTTCGAAAGAAGCGTTCATCGCAACAGGCGTAGTGATTGCCTGCCTGATTGACGTGAGCCGTTTGAGTGTCTATGCACAGCACATTGTTGCGGACGGCATTCAAGAAAACACTGTGTTGTTGATTGCTGCAACGCTGAGCGCATTTATCGGCGCGTATGCCGGGAACAGACTTCTGAAGAAAGTGACGATGAAAGCAGTACAGGCGACTGTTGCTGTATTGCTGTTTATCATTGCCGCACTTTTAGGCACGGGATTGATATAG
- a CDS encoding YbhB/YbcL family Raf kinase inhibitor-like protein codes for MFTLECLSYKDKELMPTKFCHTSVVGGRNISPGFAWSDPPVATKSFALTIVDPHPVAKNWMHWFLINIPFYERRLVEGASRSKSLPPGAKELINSFNEMGYGGPAPPRGSGQHPYVATLYALNVESIKLGVSTSLRQFLNVTEGKVIAELSITGYYERK; via the coding sequence ATGTTTACGTTGGAGTGTCTTTCGTACAAGGACAAGGAGTTGATGCCGACAAAATTCTGCCACACGTCGGTAGTCGGGGGAAGAAATATTTCTCCCGGCTTTGCGTGGAGTGATCCGCCGGTCGCAACAAAGTCCTTTGCGCTCACGATCGTTGATCCTCACCCGGTAGCGAAGAACTGGATGCATTGGTTTCTCATCAACATTCCGTTTTACGAAAGAAGGCTTGTTGAGGGAGCCTCACGCAGCAAGTCTCTTCCCCCGGGCGCAAAGGAACTCATCAACAGTTTCAACGAAATGGGCTATGGCGGACCCGCCCCGCCTCGCGGGTCAGGCCAACATCCATACGTTGCGACATTGTATGCGTTGAATGTTGAATCAATAAAACTCGGCGTCAGTACTTCGTTGCGGCAGTTTTTGAATGTCACCGAAGGGAAAGTGATTGCGGAACTGTCGATCACGGGATATTATGAGAGGAAGTAG
- a CDS encoding NAD(P)/FAD-dependent oxidoreductase: MADAAVTIIGGGVVGLAIAAELSAHYSPLFLLERHPRYGTETSSRNSEVIHAGIYYLHGSLKAELCVEGRDMLYSFCEKHGIPFRRITKIITATRKEYLPDLERLYQHGTGNGVPLEMMTAEQVHALEPHIASAGGILSPTTGIISAHRLMDFFYHSAKKNGAEILTHCEVVGLKKESADFNVTIDESGNRSTFTSEIVINAAGLESDTVAAMAGIDVDAAGYRLHHCKGSYFAVSNSKRNLISRLVYPTPTTESLGVHALIDLGGRLKFGPDVEYLSERTYDYSVDGGKRHAFAESVRAILPSIKDEDLSPDYSGIRAKLQAKGEPVRDYIIRHESDRGLSGLINLIGIESPGLTASPAIARYVHDLLRS; encoded by the coding sequence ATGGCCGACGCAGCAGTAACAATTATTGGTGGTGGAGTTGTCGGGCTTGCCATTGCGGCGGAGCTTTCTGCTCATTACTCTCCCCTCTTTCTTCTTGAACGACATCCAAGGTACGGAACAGAAACCTCAAGCCGCAACAGCGAAGTGATTCATGCGGGCATCTACTACCTTCACGGTTCATTGAAAGCGGAATTGTGCGTTGAAGGCAGAGATATGCTGTATAGTTTTTGCGAGAAACATGGGATTCCTTTCAGAAGAATCACGAAAATCATCACTGCGACAAGAAAGGAATACCTTCCGGATCTCGAGCGTTTGTATCAGCACGGCACCGGCAACGGCGTACCCCTTGAGATGATGACGGCAGAGCAAGTCCACGCCCTTGAGCCGCATATAGCGTCAGCAGGAGGAATTCTCTCACCGACAACAGGTATTATCAGTGCGCACAGGCTAATGGATTTCTTCTACCATTCTGCAAAGAAGAACGGGGCGGAAATACTGACACATTGTGAAGTAGTAGGATTGAAGAAGGAGAGCGCAGACTTCAACGTAACAATTGATGAAAGCGGAAACCGCTCGACATTTACATCTGAGATCGTCATCAACGCGGCGGGACTCGAAAGCGATACAGTTGCCGCAATGGCGGGAATCGATGTTGATGCCGCAGGCTACCGCCTCCATCACTGCAAGGGAAGCTACTTTGCAGTCAGCAATTCAAAGCGCAACCTCATTTCACGTCTCGTCTATCCGACGCCGACAACAGAATCACTCGGTGTACATGCATTGATTGATTTAGGGGGGAGATTGAAGTTCGGTCCCGATGTGGAATATCTTTCAGAACGAACCTACGACTATTCTGTTGACGGAGGCAAACGTCATGCGTTTGCCGAATCGGTTCGCGCCATTCTTCCATCAATCAAGGACGAAGACTTGTCGCCCGACTACAGCGGCATCAGAGCGAAGCTGCAAGCCAAAGGCGAACCTGTTCGTGACTATATCATCCGGCACGAATCAGATCGCGGCTTGAGCGGATTGATTAATCTGATTGGCATTGAATCGCCGGGGCTGACGGCCTCGCCGGCAATTGCGCGGTACGTTCACGACTTGTTGAGATCATAA
- a CDS encoding haloacid dehalogenase-like hydrolase, with protein sequence MHQIPFTDLINMPIDFSPDLQEFVREAASNTGSYRPVAVFDCDGTIIKGDIGEAMFYYQIEHFLLRVNPANIWLDHPKREELDTLYTLLSSLPSERRTQDRRYLSFAEMLLEWYFDQLAEGRTEKACSDIVKLLGKFSEAEVRQIALATYNEELAAPLSVRKFGKITVPRGIRYISESVALLKELQQLDFDIWAISGSNKWSVQPVFQQLGIQRDHIIGIDLHTTGNTLSPKVQTPVPVLNGKVETLQALISDPPLVVVSDSMYDAPLFEYAVGKKVLINSRMETSYTFFKVTGFVKDESWVVVEKPTIDTLEQVSWPTQQ encoded by the coding sequence ATGCACCAAATCCCCTTTACTGACCTTATCAACATGCCGATTGATTTCTCCCCTGATCTTCAGGAGTTTGTGAGAGAAGCAGCGTCCAACACCGGATCATACAGGCCCGTTGCCGTCTTTGATTGTGACGGCACGATCATCAAAGGTGACATCGGCGAGGCGATGTTCTATTATCAAATCGAACATTTCCTGCTACGCGTCAACCCGGCAAACATCTGGCTCGACCACCCGAAGCGCGAAGAACTCGACACTCTCTACACACTTCTCTCCTCCCTTCCCTCTGAACGAAGAACGCAGGATCGCCGTTATCTGTCGTTCGCCGAGATGTTGCTGGAATGGTATTTTGATCAGCTTGCAGAAGGAAGAACCGAGAAGGCGTGCAGCGATATTGTGAAACTTCTGGGCAAATTCTCGGAGGCTGAAGTCCGGCAGATTGCCCTCGCAACGTACAACGAAGAGCTTGCCGCGCCGCTCAGTGTAAGAAAATTCGGCAAGATCACGGTCCCGAGGGGAATCCGCTACATCAGCGAGTCTGTTGCCCTGCTCAAAGAACTGCAACAACTAGATTTTGACATCTGGGCGATTTCGGGCAGCAACAAATGGAGTGTACAACCCGTGTTTCAGCAGCTTGGAATTCAGAGAGATCACATCATCGGGATTGACTTGCACACAACAGGCAATACACTCAGTCCGAAAGTGCAAACGCCGGTTCCCGTTTTGAACGGAAAAGTAGAGACACTGCAGGCCCTCATTTCGGATCCACCTCTGGTTGTCGTCAGCGATTCGATGTATGACGCCCCCCTCTTTGAATATGCCGTCGGCAAGAAGGTACTGATCAACTCCCGCATGGAAACATCATACACATTCTTCAAGGTCACGGGCTTTGTCAAAGACGAATCGTGGGTTGTGGTCGAGAAACCAACGATTGATACACTGGAGCAGGTGTCATGGCCGACGCAGCAGTAA
- the lepA gene encoding translation elongation factor 4, translating to MNQIRNFCIIAHIDHGKSTIADRLLERTGTITAREMKFNQVLDDMDLEQERGITIKLHAIQMLYNAKDGSAYTLNLIDTPGHVDFSYEVSRSLAACEGALLVVDASQGVEAQTISNLYLAIDAGLEIIPVLNKIDLPSAMIDTVKHQLKDLIGCSDDEIILASAKANIGVDEILEAVVRRIGPPKGDASEPLRALIFDSVFDIYRGSIVYLRVVDGTLKEGEKVKFFHNGKVYEAEEVGTLGLKKSRTGVLTAGNVGYLIAGIRDVHDTKVGDTITTAANPAAEPLPGYKEVKPMVFSGVYPTQAEDFEDLRTAIGKLQLNDSALIFEPESSTALGFGFRCGFLGLLHMEIVQERLEREYNQNIINTVPNVEYRVTKTNGEVVLVDNPSYMPSLGEIEKVEEPFIKAQIIVPTEYVGNIMKLCMDRRGIYKNTTYLDPTRADIHYEMPLSEIIFDFYDKLKSTSRGYASFDYDILDFRESDLVKLDILLNGESVDAFSTIVHRDKAHEWGKKLCVKLRKLIPRQMFEVAIQAAIGSKVVARESISAMRKNVLAKCYGGDISRKRKLLEKQKEGKRRMKQVGRVEIPQEAFLAVLSMDEE from the coding sequence ATGAATCAAATCCGCAATTTTTGCATCATTGCGCATATCGATCACGGCAAATCCACTATTGCCGACCGTTTGCTTGAACGGACGGGCACCATTACCGCCCGCGAAATGAAGTTCAATCAAGTTCTTGACGATATGGACCTGGAACAGGAACGCGGCATCACCATCAAGCTGCACGCCATTCAAATGCTGTACAACGCGAAGGATGGCAGCGCATACACACTGAACCTCATTGATACTCCCGGCCACGTGGATTTTTCTTACGAAGTCTCCCGCTCGCTGGCGGCATGCGAGGGAGCATTGCTTGTCGTTGATGCGTCGCAGGGAGTTGAGGCACAGACAATCAGCAATCTGTATTTGGCGATTGACGCAGGATTGGAGATTATTCCTGTTCTCAACAAAATCGATCTGCCGAGTGCGATGATCGATACCGTGAAGCATCAGCTGAAAGACCTTATCGGCTGCAGTGACGATGAGATTATTCTGGCAAGCGCCAAAGCAAACATCGGAGTCGATGAGATTCTCGAGGCAGTTGTTCGGCGCATTGGCCCTCCGAAAGGGGACGCGAGTGAGCCGCTGCGTGCCCTCATCTTCGATTCGGTGTTTGATATTTATCGCGGCTCCATTGTGTATCTGCGTGTTGTGGACGGAACGTTGAAAGAAGGAGAAAAGGTCAAATTCTTCCACAACGGAAAAGTCTATGAAGCGGAGGAAGTCGGCACGCTTGGCTTGAAGAAATCCAGGACGGGAGTTCTGACTGCCGGCAATGTAGGCTACCTGATCGCCGGAATCCGTGATGTTCACGACACAAAAGTGGGCGATACCATAACGACGGCGGCAAACCCTGCTGCGGAACCCTTGCCCGGCTACAAGGAAGTGAAGCCGATGGTGTTCAGCGGAGTGTATCCGACGCAAGCAGAGGATTTTGAAGATTTGCGTACAGCGATCGGGAAACTACAATTGAATGACTCGGCCCTGATTTTCGAGCCGGAATCTTCTACTGCATTGGGCTTCGGTTTCCGGTGCGGGTTTCTCGGGTTACTGCATATGGAAATTGTGCAGGAACGCCTTGAGCGCGAGTACAATCAGAACATCATCAATACTGTTCCCAACGTCGAATACCGCGTCACAAAGACGAATGGGGAAGTTGTTCTGGTCGACAATCCGTCGTACATGCCCAGCCTCGGCGAGATTGAGAAAGTCGAAGAACCGTTTATCAAAGCGCAAATTATTGTCCCGACGGAGTATGTTGGCAACATCATGAAGCTGTGCATGGATCGCCGCGGCATCTACAAAAATACAACGTACCTCGATCCGACCCGTGCGGATATCCACTACGAAATGCCTCTTTCTGAGATCATCTTTGATTTCTACGACAAGCTGAAATCCACAAGCCGCGGATATGCTTCGTTCGATTACGATATTCTCGACTTCCGCGAATCGGACTTGGTCAAGCTTGACATCCTGCTGAATGGGGAATCCGTTGATGCTTTTTCAACCATTGTTCACCGTGACAAAGCTCATGAATGGGGAAAGAAGTTGTGCGTTAAACTGCGGAAACTCATTCCCCGTCAAATGTTTGAAGTGGCGATTCAGGCGGCAATCGGAAGCAAAGTGGTTGCCCGCGAGTCTATTTCTGCCATGCGAAAGAACGTTCTGGCAAAGTGTTACGGCGGCGATATTTCCCGCAAACGCAAGCTGCTTGAGAAACAGAAAGAGGGTAAGAGACGTATGAAGCAGGTGGGCCGCGTCGAAATACCGCAGGAAGCATTTCTTGCAGTTCTTTCGATGGATGAAGAGTAG